A genome region from Streptomyces antimycoticus includes the following:
- a CDS encoding cytochrome P450, protein MSETLPLPGTVKAERRCPYDPPENHRRLRDAGELGKLELPGGLVMWFLTKHDDIRTMLADSRFSGARVPFPAMSPEIPAGFFFSMDPPDHTRYRRTLTAEFSVRGARELTGRIERLADQHLDAMEAMGTSADLVAAYANPVPAMVISEILGVPYTYHQKFDHEVRTLRETGGDDQAVGAMATAWWDEMRGFVRAKRAEPADDMISRLLHGEVEGGALTDEEVVGIAMTIIFAGHEPVENLIGLGMLALFEDREKLTRLRENPDLLDDAVEEFLRYFPVNNFGTVRTATEDAVINGHPIAKGEMVAGLVSTANRDPERFTDPDRLALDRPHMSHLAFGHGVHQCLGQQLARVELKVLLQRLLARFPGLRLAVAPEEIRYRENTSFYGVHELPVTWAAE, encoded by the coding sequence GTGAGCGAGACCTTGCCCCTTCCCGGGACCGTGAAAGCCGAACGGCGTTGTCCGTACGACCCTCCGGAGAACCACCGCCGCCTGCGGGACGCGGGTGAGCTGGGCAAACTGGAGCTGCCCGGCGGCCTGGTGATGTGGTTCCTGACCAAGCACGACGACATCAGGACCATGCTGGCGGACTCCCGGTTCAGCGGCGCCAGGGTGCCGTTCCCGGCGATGAGCCCGGAGATTCCGGCGGGCTTCTTCTTCTCCATGGACCCACCGGACCACACCCGCTACCGCCGCACGCTCACCGCCGAGTTCTCGGTACGCGGTGCACGCGAACTGACCGGCCGGATCGAGCGGCTGGCCGACCAGCACCTCGACGCGATGGAGGCGATGGGCACCAGCGCCGATCTCGTGGCGGCCTATGCCAACCCGGTGCCCGCGATGGTGATCTCCGAGATTCTCGGCGTGCCGTACACGTACCACCAGAAATTCGACCACGAGGTACGCACGCTCAGGGAGACCGGCGGCGATGACCAGGCCGTCGGCGCGATGGCGACCGCGTGGTGGGACGAGATGCGGGGATTCGTACGCGCCAAGCGGGCGGAGCCCGCGGACGACATGATCAGCAGGCTGCTGCACGGCGAGGTCGAGGGCGGGGCACTGACCGACGAGGAGGTGGTCGGCATCGCCATGACCATCATTTTCGCCGGTCATGAACCCGTGGAGAACCTCATCGGCCTCGGCATGCTGGCGCTGTTCGAGGACCGTGAGAAGCTGACCCGATTGCGTGAGAACCCCGACCTGCTCGACGACGCCGTGGAGGAGTTCCTCCGCTACTTCCCCGTCAACAACTTCGGCACCGTGCGGACCGCCACCGAGGACGCCGTGATCAACGGTCATCCCATCGCGAAGGGCGAGATGGTGGCCGGTCTGGTGTCCACCGCCAACCGGGACCCCGAGCGCTTCACCGACCCCGACCGCCTCGCCCTCGACCGGCCGCACATGTCCCATCTCGCGTTCGGACACGGTGTGCATCAGTGCCTGGGCCAGCAGTTGGCGAGGGTGGAGCTGAAGGTGCTCCTGCAGCGGTTGCTCGCCAGGTTCCCCGGTCTGCGTCTGGCGGTGGCCCCGGAGGAGATCCGGTACCGGGAGAACACCTCGTTCTACGGTGTCCACGAGCTGCCGGTGACCTGGGCGGCCGAGTAG